The following is a genomic window from Thioclava electrotropha.
ATCCGTCGTGGCGTTGTGCCACCATTGCTGGGCATGGAGGAAACTCTGCGCATAGAGGGAATAGGGGAACTTCTGCCAATCGGGCGCAGAGAAGCGGCGATCCTGCGGCAGCGGCTCGAGCGGCTGCGCGCCCTCGTCGTCGCTCCGGTGCGGCGCCATCTCGCGCATCAGGTGCATCCATTTGCGACCCGCCTTCCAGCCCAACTCGGCCTGCTTGCCGGGGCTGAGCGCAAGATGGGTCGCCCAATCGGAAAACGCGAGCCCGAGCGAAATCGGAGACAGCCCGCCCTCGGCCCGGCCCATCAGCGCGTGGGACAACCGGTCGAGCCGTTCGAACGAGGCCAGCGCCGCGCTGTGCTCCTCGGCCTGAGGCGTGTCGACCTGTGCGGATTTGCCCGCAGCCTTCCCGGCACCCTTGCCCGTGCCCTTGCGCGGCGGCGTTTTGTCCCCGGCCATATCCTTCATCCCGCAGCCTCCTAGCGTTGCGATTCCGCGCAGAACTTACCGCAAAAACGATGACAGCGGTTTGACCTGACGCAAGAGAACGCGCCCTCGCGACTCTTCACGCAAATAAGAGCCGATCTCACATGGGCGGGAGGCGCTTGAAATATCGGAACTGAGGCATTGCTGCATCGGTTCACCCTGCACATCTCGAGACGCAAGGGCAAAGGCGAGATGGCAAACCGGGACACGCCACCCTCGAGGACCGCTGTCCACTGCCGATGCCCGACGACATACGGAAAGACCGGGTTTTCTCTCTCCACCCTCCCTGCCCGGGTTTCCGACCGACCTGCTTCCGGGTTCTCCTGTCTCTCTTGCCCGGAAGCAGGCCCCTTCACTCCCAACTCCCCGCCCCTCTCGGGCGGGGCTTTTCTTTGCCCGCCTCACCTGCGCGATAGAGCACGCAAGCCTGCGCGCGGCCGCGGGGTGACACCGGTCGCCCGCGTGCTAGCTATGCCCGGTCATGTTGAGCAGGCTTCGAGACAATATCATTCCGCTGACGGTGGCGCTGTCGCTCCTGATGGAGCTGATCGACGCGACCGTGCTGGCAACCGCGATCCCGGTGATCGCGCGGGACCTTTCGGTGCCGGTGCTGTCGCTCAAGATGGCGATGGCGACCTATCTGATCGCGCTCGCAGCTTTCGTACCGATCTCGGGCTGGATCGCGGACCGGATCGGGGCGCGGCGCACCTTTCTCGCGGCGATGGGCGTGTTTCTTGTGGCCTCGCTTCTCTGTGCCATCCAGACGAGCCTGACCGGGCTGGTGCTGGCCCGCGCGCTGCAGGGCATCGGGGCGGCGATGATGAGCCCCGTGGGCCGGCTGATCGTGCTGCGCCACACCTCCAAGGAGGAGATGACCCGCGCGATGGTCTATGTCACCCTGCCCGCGCTGATCGGCCCGGCGCTGGGCCCCTTCGTGGGCGCGACAGTGACGACCTTCCTCGGCTGGCGCTCGATCTTCCTGATGAACTTGCCGCTCGGCGCGCTGGCGATCTGGCTGACGCTGCGCCACATGCCCGCCGACGGCCCGCCCGAGCCGAAACCGTTCGACTTCCCGGGCTTCCTGCTGTCTGCCGTGGGGCTGGCGGCGGTGATGACCGGGTTTTCCGCGCTGGGCGAGCATATCCTGCCGTGGCAGGCCGCCGCGGGCCTCAGCGTCGCGGGTGTGGCGCTGCTTGTCCTCTACTGGCTGCGGGCGCGCAATACGGAGGAGCCGCTTCTCGATCTGCGGCTGTTCCGGCACCGCACCTTCGATGTCTCGATCACCGGCGGGCTGATCTTCCGGCTGTCGAACGGGGCGATCTCGCTGCTGCTGCCGCTGTTCTTCCAGCTCGGCCTCGGCGCGTCCGTGATGGTCTCGGGCGCGTTGACGGGTCTGAACGCGGTGGGCGCGGTCAGCCTGCGGACCTTCGTACCGCGCATCCTCGACCGGTTCGGCTTCAAATGGGTGATGATCTGGGCGGCGGTGATCCGGGGGGCCACGATCTTCGGCTTCCTTACCGTGACCAGCATTCATGACTGGCAGCTGATCCCGCTTCTGCTGATCGGGGGCGCCGCGCAATCGGTCGTCTTCACCGCGATCAACTCCATCGGGTTTGCCGATCTCGACACGCGCGAGATGAGCCCCGCCACCGCCTTCACCGCGATGAGCCGTCAGGTCTCGCTCGCGCTCGGGATCGCGCTGGCGGGCGTGGTGCTGGAACTGACCGCAGGCTCGGCGGCGACCACCACCGGGGCCGAGATGATCCCGATCCACGCCTTCCTCTGGGGCTTTGCGATTGCGGGCGCGACGGGGCCGCTCTCGGCGCTCTATTTCCTCCGCCTGCGCCGGGGTGATGCCGACGGGTTGCGCCGCAAACGCCGAACGGTGGAGCCCTACGGTTCGGCCAAGGAGCGCTTCCGCGCGCCGCAATCCAAGCAACGTGAACCAGCCGAATGAGCAGAGCTGTACCGGACCCGAAAAATCGGGGATGCGCAGGGCGTTAACCCGGTGTAGCGTGGCG
Proteins encoded in this region:
- a CDS encoding MFS transporter, with translation MLSRLRDNIIPLTVALSLLMELIDATVLATAIPVIARDLSVPVLSLKMAMATYLIALAAFVPISGWIADRIGARRTFLAAMGVFLVASLLCAIQTSLTGLVLARALQGIGAAMMSPVGRLIVLRHTSKEEMTRAMVYVTLPALIGPALGPFVGATVTTFLGWRSIFLMNLPLGALAIWLTLRHMPADGPPEPKPFDFPGFLLSAVGLAAVMTGFSALGEHILPWQAAAGLSVAGVALLVLYWLRARNTEEPLLDLRLFRHRTFDVSITGGLIFRLSNGAISLLLPLFFQLGLGASVMVSGALTGLNAVGAVSLRTFVPRILDRFGFKWVMIWAAVIRGATIFGFLTVTSIHDWQLIPLLLIGGAAQSVVFTAINSIGFADLDTREMSPATAFTAMSRQVSLALGIALAGVVLELTAGSAATTTGAEMIPIHAFLWGFAIAGATGPLSALYFLRLRRGDADGLRRKRRTVEPYGSAKERFRAPQSKQREPAE